One genomic window of Arachis stenosperma cultivar V10309 chromosome 10, arast.V10309.gnm1.PFL2, whole genome shotgun sequence includes the following:
- the LOC130956569 gene encoding COBRA-like protein 4 — MEFDNGDKRRRSCEFRELKVVTLAAICFMILSQADAFDPLDPTGNVTIRWDIMSWTTDGYMATVTVFNFQQYRTIMNPGWTIGWTWAKKEIIWTMMGAQATEQGDCSKFKLKIPHSCKRNPQVVDLMPGAPFNMQFNNCCKGGVLTSWGQDPSGAVSAFQIGVGLSGTSNKTVKLPKNFKLLGPGPGYSCGPAKLVPATVIPTDDRRRKAQALMSWNVTCTYSQFLASKNPSCCVSLSSFYSDKVTACPTCACGCQNNDTCVTKDSKLLQEDERVKTKKSDMTPKPLLQCTHHLCHVRVHWHIKDNYQDYWRVKIAIINFDYRLNYTLWNLVIQHPNLNNVTQVYSFEYMPLLPYEAINDTGMFYGLKYYNDLLMENGPKGNVQSEILMKKDKNTFTLKHGWAFPRRVYFNGEECMLPPPDSYPFLPNSAHRLLISASSIAASTIFASFFHLVVVLL; from the exons ATGGAATTTGATAATGGTGACAAGCGGCGGCGAAGCTGCGAATTCCGAGAGCTCAAGGTGGTTACCTTGGCTGCTATATGCTTTATGATACTTTCTCAAGCAG ATGCATTTGATCCATTGGATCCAACTGGGAATGTGACAATAAGATGGGATATCATGTCCTGGACAACAGATGGCTATATG GCCACTGTGACAGTGTTCAACTTTCAACAATACAGGACAATCATGAACCCTGGATGGACAATAGGGTGGACATGGGCAAAGAAAGAGATAATATGGACAATGATGGGAGCTCAAGCAACAGAACAAGGAGATTGTTCCAAGTTCAAGTTGAAGATCCCTCACAGCTGCAAGAGGAACCCTCAGGTTGTTGACTTAATGCCTGGAGCACCTTTCAACATGCAGTTCAATAACTGCTGCAAAGGTGGTGTCCTAACTTCTTGGGGTCAGGACCCTTCCGGCGCTGTCTCGGCTTTTCAGATAGGTGTAGGCCTCTCTGGCACCTCTAACAAGACAGTTAAGCTTCCCAAGAACTTCAAGCTTCTCGGTCCGGGGCCAGGCTATTCCTGTGGCCCTGCTAAGCTTGTGCCTGCCACTGTCATCCCAACCGATGATCGTAGGAGAAAAGCTCAAGCTTTGA TGTCTTGGAATGTGACATGCACTTATTCGCAGTTTCTAGCCTCCAAGAATCCAAGTTGTTGTGTTTCTTTGTCATCTTTCTATAGTGACAAAGTCACAGCTTGTCCAACCTGTGCTTGTGGTTGTCAAAATAATGATACCTGTGTCAC GAAGGACTCAAAGTTACTACAAGAAGATGAGAGAGTAAAGACTAAGAAGAGTGATATGACACCAAAACCATTGCTACAATGCACACACCACCTTTGTCATGTGAGGGTGCATTGGCACATCAAAGACAACTACCAAGATTATTGGAGGGTCAAGATTGCCATCATCAACTTCGACTATCGACTCAATTACACTCTATGGAACCTTGTTATTCAACACCCCAATCTCAACAATGTCACACAAGTCTATAGCTTTGAATACATGCCACTTCTTCCCTATGAAGCCATAA ATGACACAGGAATGTTCTATGGTTTGAAGTACTACAATGATCTATTGATGGAAAATGGGCCTAAAGGGAATGTGCAATCTGAGATTCTTATGAAGAAGGACAAGAACACATTCACACTCAAGCATGGATGGGCATTTCCAAGGAGGGTCTACTTCAATGGTGAAGAATGCATGCTGCCACCTCCTGATTCATACCCTTTCTTGCCAAACTCTGCTCATAGACTACTGATTAGTGCTTCCTCGATAGCAGCCAGCACCATTTTCGCATCGTTTTTTCATTTGGTTGTGGTTCTTTTATGA